One region of Drosophila subobscura isolate 14011-0131.10 chromosome J, UCBerk_Dsub_1.0, whole genome shotgun sequence genomic DNA includes:
- the LOC117894733 gene encoding peptidoglycan-recognition protein LA isoform X2 — MKLLLKVHSERTARRRRTPEPTVAHSRDNSRINSSSSSNLRRDSSPSKRLTRNTILLITLILLVLATALIVLYVELNRPRSEAANKAIYFGNTYDHDTFPNLGNGHLVIDRIQWGASTNVRPLTVPLRRPIPYVLITHIGVQSIPCSNVYKCSIKMRTIQDAAVAEKILPDIQSNFYVSDEGNIYVGRGWDWANTYANHTLAITFMGDYGRYAPTAKQLEGVQFLLAHAVANQQLEVDYKLVAQNQTKSSKSPGINVYREIRKWPHFYGCGMDETPACGSELGMTRDSWDAKQ; from the exons ATGAAACTGTTGCTCAAGGTGCACTCAGAGCGCACGGCGCGCAGAAGACGCACACCAGAGCCCACAGTGGCACACTCTAGAGATAATTCAA gaatcaacagcagcagcagcagcaacctgcGTCGTGACAGTTCCCCATCGAAGCGCCTCACGAGGAACACCATCCTGCTGATCACACTCATCCTGCTCGTTCTGGCCACAGCACTGATTGTGCTCTATGTGGAGCTGAATCGGCCACGCTCGGAGGCGGCCAACAAAGCGATTTACTTTGGCAACACCTACGACCACGACACGT TTCCGAATCTAGGAAATGGTCATCTAGTCATCGATCGCATACAGTGGGGTGCATCGACCAATGTGCGGCCATTGACAGTGCCACTGCGACGACCCATACCCTATGTACTCATCACACACATTGGCGTGCAGTCGATACCCTGCTCCAATGTCTACAAATGTTCCATCAAAATGCGCACCATACAAGACGCTGCCGTGGCAGAGAAGATCCTGCCCGACATACAGTCTAATTTTTAT GTCTCTGACGAGGGCAACATCTATGTGGGACgtggctgggactgggccaACACGTATGCCAATCACACGCTGGCCATTACCTTTATGGGTGACTACGGACGGTATGCGCCGACAGCCAAGCAGCTGGAAGGTGTCCAATTTCTGCTGGCACATGCCGTGGCCAATCAACAGCTGGAAGTGGACTACAAGCTGGTGGCACAAAATCAA ACCAAGTCCAGCAAAAGTCCTGGCATCAATGTTTACCGGGAGATACGCAAATGGCCGCACTTctatggctgtggcatggATGAGACGCCCGCCTGTGGCAGCGAACTGGGCATGACGCGTGACTCCTGGGATGCCAAGCAGTAG